A portion of the Algisphaera agarilytica genome contains these proteins:
- the neuC gene encoding UDP-N-acetylglucosamine 2-epimerase, producing the protein MASPRNIAVVTGTRAEYGLLETVMRAIDAHPKLSLQCVAAGMHLVTGTHQDIAFPIAAKVRMQKPDRVGRHHDAVATGRGISVFAEAFAQLKPDVVLVLGDRIEAFAAASTASIAGIRVAHLHGGDRAEGVADEAMRHAISKLAHLHFPATAQSRKRLIRMGEDPATVFNHGSPAADGLSDIAPAEDAPEIIVMQHPIGDDDATEHQRMRGTLQATAKFSRLVMAPNHDPGRNGIAQAIHEAGVEVVDHLPRHEFIARLKAARLIVGNSSAGLIEAAVCKTPAVNIGPRQGGRETPNSVVSCGYGKRGVTQAIQQTLGLNTRRFRQPYGRGETGQQIAQSLASLRIEQIPVRKRNAY; encoded by the coding sequence ATGGCGTCACCCCGCAACATCGCAGTCGTCACCGGGACGCGGGCCGAGTACGGCCTGCTCGAAACCGTGATGCGCGCCATCGACGCGCACCCCAAGCTCTCGCTTCAATGCGTTGCGGCGGGGATGCACCTTGTCACCGGAACACACCAAGACATCGCCTTCCCAATCGCGGCGAAGGTGCGGATGCAGAAGCCGGATCGCGTGGGGCGGCATCACGACGCGGTAGCGACGGGGCGGGGCATCAGTGTATTTGCCGAGGCGTTTGCGCAGCTCAAGCCCGATGTGGTGCTCGTGCTAGGCGACCGTATCGAAGCGTTTGCCGCGGCGAGCACAGCATCGATCGCCGGGATCCGCGTCGCCCACCTGCACGGCGGCGACCGGGCCGAGGGCGTGGCCGACGAAGCGATGCGCCACGCGATCAGCAAACTCGCCCACCTGCACTTCCCTGCCACCGCTCAGAGCCGCAAACGCCTCATCCGCATGGGGGAAGACCCCGCCACGGTCTTCAACCACGGCTCACCCGCGGCGGATGGCCTGAGCGACATCGCCCCAGCGGAAGACGCACCCGAGATCATCGTCATGCAGCACCCCATCGGGGACGACGACGCCACCGAACACCAGCGCATGCGTGGCACACTGCAAGCCACCGCCAAGTTCTCCCGCCTAGTCATGGCCCCCAATCACGACCCCGGCCGCAACGGCATCGCGCAAGCGATCCACGAAGCTGGCGTCGAAGTCGTGGATCACCTGCCACGCCACGAATTCATCGCCCGTCTCAAAGCCGCTCGGTTGATCGTGGGCAACTCCTCCGCCGGACTGATCGAAGCCGCCGTCTGCAAGACACCCGCGGTCAACATCGGCCCGCGGCAAGGCGGACGGGAAACGCCCAACTCCGTGGTTTCCTGTGGCTACGGGAAGCGCGGCGTCACCCAAGCGATCCAACAAACTCTCGGCCTCAACACGCGACGCTTCCGCCAACCCTACGGCCGTGGCGAAACCGGCCAGCAGATCGCCCAATCGCTGGCGAGCCTACGCATCGAACAAATCCCGGTGCGTAAACGCAATGCGTACTAA
- a CDS encoding acylneuraminate cytidylyltransferase family protein encodes MNALAVILARAGSKGLPHKNQLPVAGKPCLAWTIEHALETPGLDRILLSTDSNEMSQIGRHLGVEVVTRPYEFAHDTATVDAAARHAVTSIIGNHEHIVILYGNVPVRPDDLTQRALDKLIETGCDSVQSVCPVGKHHPYWMKSLTGENDDVMEPYEPNSVYRRQDLPPLYQLDGGVIAVTRESLFKIDPANPHAFLGTDRRVVVTEPGEVIDIDEAKDLIVAEATLKLQAEERGRAAG; translated from the coding sequence ATGAACGCTCTCGCTGTGATCCTCGCCCGTGCCGGCAGCAAAGGCCTGCCGCACAAAAATCAACTCCCCGTCGCCGGCAAGCCCTGCCTGGCGTGGACCATCGAACACGCCCTCGAAACCCCCGGCCTCGACCGCATCCTGCTGTCCACCGACAGCAACGAGATGTCGCAGATCGGCCGACACCTGGGCGTCGAAGTCGTCACCCGGCCGTACGAGTTTGCCCACGACACCGCAACCGTCGACGCCGCCGCCCGGCACGCCGTGACCTCGATCATCGGCAACCACGAGCACATCGTGATCCTCTACGGCAACGTGCCCGTCCGCCCCGACGACCTGACCCAACGCGCCCTCGACAAGCTCATCGAGACCGGCTGCGACTCGGTCCAGTCCGTCTGCCCCGTCGGCAAGCACCACCCCTACTGGATGAAGTCGCTCACCGGCGAGAACGACGACGTGATGGAGCCCTACGAGCCCAACAGCGTCTACCGCCGGCAAGACCTGCCGCCGCTGTATCAGCTCGACGGCGGCGTCATCGCCGTCACCCGCGAGAGCCTGTTCAAGATCGACCCGGCCAACCCCCACGCCTTCCTCGGCACCGACCGTCGTGTCGTCGTCACCGAGCCCGGCGAAGTGATCGACATCGACGAAGCCAAAGACCTGATCGTCGCCGAGGCCACGCTGAAGCTGCAGGCCGAGGAACGCGGCCGGGCGGCAGGGTGA
- a CDS encoding SPASM domain-containing protein, whose amino-acid sequence MSNPASVIALIVADVSAGRLGHARDLHAPLAGRPALWHTLQRATRIGRVGRVVVLHQPGQDPLAHIDTSAFAKPIETFAHGDVAGDTFTPRIRSARKWALSGWRGGLAGATAWDELLPAAPLALAMDRFNAEAAVLVGGDWCAFDPGYADGLLDIHLDAPDAMKLVFTQAPPGLSPLVTSREVLHDFAEKQATFGSALAYNPKRPAIDPIGRECNLPIAASVRDTARRFIFDSPAGMQRLHRVADQLGDGFADADAVAITDACRVWELDHPEHVFADLPEQITIELTPRRIPDGPIVPQHHVDLPRSEMDLGLARDLLAQCAGKAVTLGGLGDALLHPQWVELVQAATEADVFGLHLETDLLSPRDELAPLTELPIDILSVRVNADTAATYSKVMGIDRLPEVMANLQWLFDRRATTTSASDQLPAAGLPWIIPRLVKTADTLKDMEMFFERWMQVVGHAVIERPPTLGKGSFALAPDQNPVPMDPPWKQPSLHQVKRRITVLSDGTVTLCGQDALGRASLGNASDNMLLELWAGVPTLEIPGGRDDSPVCRRCHDWWSMRRVEATAPVSC is encoded by the coding sequence ATGAGCAACCCCGCATCTGTCATCGCGTTGATCGTGGCCGACGTCTCGGCGGGGCGGTTGGGTCATGCGCGCGACCTGCATGCCCCGCTCGCGGGCCGGCCGGCGCTGTGGCACACACTGCAACGCGCCACGCGCATCGGACGCGTCGGCCGAGTCGTCGTGCTGCATCAGCCGGGGCAAGACCCGCTGGCCCACATCGACACCTCTGCATTCGCCAAGCCCATCGAAACCTTCGCTCATGGCGACGTGGCCGGCGACACGTTCACCCCGCGCATCCGCTCGGCCCGCAAGTGGGCGTTGTCCGGCTGGCGGGGCGGCTTGGCCGGCGCAACCGCGTGGGACGAACTCTTGCCCGCCGCGCCGCTCGCGTTGGCGATGGACCGCTTCAACGCTGAGGCCGCGGTGCTTGTGGGGGGCGACTGGTGTGCGTTCGATCCGGGCTACGCCGACGGACTGCTCGACATCCACCTCGACGCGCCCGACGCGATGAAGCTCGTCTTCACCCAGGCCCCGCCCGGGCTGAGCCCGCTCGTGACCAGCCGTGAGGTGCTGCACGACTTCGCCGAGAAGCAGGCGACCTTCGGCAGTGCGCTCGCCTACAACCCCAAACGCCCCGCGATCGACCCCATCGGCCGAGAGTGCAACCTGCCCATCGCCGCCAGCGTCCGCGACACCGCTCGGCGGTTCATCTTCGACAGCCCGGCGGGGATGCAACGTCTGCATCGCGTCGCAGATCAACTCGGTGATGGCTTCGCCGACGCGGATGCCGTGGCCATCACCGACGCCTGTCGCGTTTGGGAACTCGACCACCCCGAACACGTCTTTGCCGACCTGCCCGAGCAGATCACCATCGAGCTTACCCCGCGCCGCATCCCCGACGGTCCGATCGTCCCGCAACACCACGTCGACCTCCCACGCAGCGAGATGGACCTCGGGTTGGCCCGCGACCTGCTCGCCCAATGCGCCGGTAAAGCCGTCACCCTCGGCGGGCTCGGCGACGCGCTGCTCCACCCGCAATGGGTCGAACTCGTTCAAGCCGCCACCGAGGCCGACGTGTTCGGGCTGCACCTCGAAACCGACTTACTCTCGCCGCGTGACGAACTCGCGCCGCTGACTGAGCTGCCGATCGACATCCTCAGCGTCCGCGTGAACGCCGACACCGCCGCGACCTACTCCAAGGTGATGGGCATCGACCGCCTGCCCGAAGTGATGGCCAACCTGCAGTGGCTGTTCGACCGGCGGGCAACGACGACCTCAGCGAGCGACCAGCTCCCCGCCGCGGGTCTGCCGTGGATCATCCCGCGACTCGTAAAGACCGCCGACACGCTCAAGGACATGGAGATGTTCTTCGAGCGTTGGATGCAGGTCGTGGGGCATGCCGTGATCGAGCGCCCGCCGACGCTGGGCAAGGGCAGCTTTGCGTTGGCCCCGGACCAGAACCCCGTGCCGATGGACCCGCCGTGGAAGCAACCGAGTCTGCACCAGGTCAAGCGTCGGATCACGGTCCTGTCCGACGGCACGGTCACGCTCTGCGGGCAGGATGCGCTTGGCCGGGCGAGCCTGGGCAACGCTTCCGATAACATGCTTTTGGAGCTCTGGGCGGGCGTTCCAACGCTGGAAATCCCGGGCGGGCGAGACGATTCGCCGGTGTGTCGGCGGTGCCACGATTGGTGGTCGATGCGGCGGGTTGAGGCTACAGCCCCGGTATCGTGCTAG